The nucleotide window AACATCTTtggagttaaaaaaaaaaaaaactttcaccATATGAGTTGTGATTTTTCATCTAATAAAATGAATTGCTGAAGAATAAACCCTtctaaaatttaagaatatgaaaaaaaaattgtgcaaaTTTAGTATGATAATAACATCTAGATGGCCTTAATTAGTAAAAAGTTAGTGAACAGTGCTTTCGTTAAGTTGCACACTGCAGTATTACATTGAGACAGGGACTGGACTGTGTCTCCGTTCTCGGATAGCTGTTGAGAGATACCTTGCAGCAGGGAAAGAAGTTCCATCCACAAGCAATGCAAAATCAGATGATCAATTAACTGTGTGTTTGATGGTAAGCTGTATTATATGTGAAAGTTGAATTCAGGGTTATCTTATAGTATCCTTAGCTCAATACTATGTTGGCTATCAGAATGAAGATATCTCTGATGAGAACCAATCCCTGAGCATCATAATGAAACACCTTAGAGAGGCAGGAAAGCTTAAATCTACACCCATGTGTCTAAAACCAGACAGTCCAGCAGTGAGTTTGACCCTTTAATCTGATGATATAAAGGGAAAATAACTGTgaactattattttttcatttgccTCATAAAATTTATTCAGTTGTGCTTCTTTTTTCAGCCTTCAAAGAATTCTAGCTTTGAGGAGAAACATAGTTCTGACGCAGCAGTTAATCCTTCAACACTTGATTTTTCCAGCCTACCAGCAAAAGTGAAATGGGTTCTTGGTGGCCCTGTAGGAAATATGTGGAATCCTTTTGTGGGTGAATCTGTGGTCCCAGAATCTGTGAAGCAAGAATGGTTTGAGACATTTGTAGACTCTATACAGTTACAGGGTAATCAACTCTTACAATCTGCTGCAAATTCTGaaattctttatttaacacTTGAAAATAAAGGGTTTTCTAAAATgtgtagaaaatatatatttcatatgttAAAACTTTATTCCAACTTTCTTGtatgttttaataatgaatgTTGTTATTTTCTTAGTAGTACTGGCTATAACCGAATTTCCTGATTCATCTGTCTGGTTTACTGGTATTGCAGCTACTGATAATGGAGGCGCCTGAATTTAAGGCTGCCCTTTTTGGAGGTTCAGGTGAGGCCGGATTCCAAGTTAACATTAGTTGTGAAGCAGCCTGTAAAATTGTTGATAAAGTCTTCAACCTGGCAAAGTTACAAATTGGAGGTGTAGGTGCAACCTTTTGATGCTTTCCATATCAATGTTTAGACATGGAATTATATATGAAACTTGATGAAGGCGTTTCATGTTGCACCATTTTGATTTGTGAACCTGGTTTAAGACTATCGAAAGGTTTCAACTCTGCAGGATAATTTAATGCGAACCTCACGTGCTATAATTTGTTCTCTCCAAAGTTACATGTCAATAATATCAGGCCTTTCATGAGCTGAGCTCAAAGTAGCAAATCCTATCTGGAGCTTGAGATAGAGCCTGCAACTCAAGACTCGTTCAGTTTCTCAATCTTCAGCCCGACATCTATCCTTTTGAGCCAACTTTGAGCTTAACAATACTTGATTCAATTCGACTTGTCCATTAGGGCTCGAGAAACTTAGATATCCTCTCttataaatttcataaaaaagatagCTCCACGAAATGCCAGGTTCCcctataattaaaagataagtAACACCGGAGAACATGACCTTTCAAAACCCTCTCTTCTAAGTTTCAGAAAGCAGGTCCTTCGAAAGCAACCATATCGTTTCCTTCCTTCAACATCTTCTGAGAACTTCATTTCCAGTCATAGCTTAACCAAATCTGCAATggctaaaattcttttttgtgaTACTTACTATcacatatgaaagaaaaaatatgattgaaaaaaatatgcTAAAACTATTTATGCTCAGTTCTccataaaatcttatttgatatgaaagaaaaaaaagagagagagagagaaaattatcATCTTTCAGGTTAAATAGGGAGAAATGACCATTATTAAGCAAAATTGCAGTGATTGACATCTCAGGCAATTGAGGTTACTGAAAAATGATAGTTCTCCTCCACTTCTTGTCGCAACCATTACCTTGTAAATCTAAGTGCATTACACCAACTGTCAAAATGATGTACCTAAATGTACAGAAACTGACtccatatttgtaattttcacTGAGAAATCTTGTTTCAGAAGCCTGGTGGCAATTTTCTAGACAAATAGAGAGAGAGCTCATCTCTCAAATGTACACCTTTTATGTCAAGGGTTCCACAAATTTGTTGGTGATAACCTGAATCATGGTCATGAGGCAAAAGCATTTCCTCCCCCAGCTCATCTTCCAAatctaaaacaatattatgcaGCAAGCAGCAAACAAGAATAATCCTTGGTAACTTATGTTTGTCAGGTCTCCACATCACTCCTTGTATGATCTTCCATGTATCTTTTAATCTTGCCAGTGCCCTTTGTGCCACCATTTGCGTCACAGAATGCCGCCTATTGAACTCGGCTTTGAACTGAGGGAGCTCTTTTCCTTCATAAGGAGTAATAAGATAGGGCAGTAAAGGAAAACCTGAATCCCCGATTATATATTCTCCCATTTCTGATCCTTCACAGAGCTCTAATCTTTTCCCATTCAACCTCTcccctttatcacatagtttgTAGAAATTTGAACTCCGAAAGACCAACCAGTCTTCCATTTTCCCAGGCCATCCAGTGACTATGTCTCGGAACCTCATTTCAGGGTCCACAATTGCCTGCAAGATCATGCTGTGATTCTTCTCCTGATCAAGCCACACATTACTTGTGGGGTCTGAGGAAGGCAAACACATCATTACATGTGTGGTATCAACCACACCACAGCAATTAGGGAGGCCTTGTCTCTTCTGAAACTTGGATTTTATTTTCGCAATTTCTGTTTCAGATGAAGGCCACTGCAGG belongs to Mangifera indica cultivar Alphonso chromosome 2, CATAS_Mindica_2.1, whole genome shotgun sequence and includes:
- the LOC123202289 gene encoding methyl-CpG-binding domain-containing protein 7-like isoform X5, which codes for MQNLKAWNISKASKKIYVTIHIFVYLNEWMKYLSGDTEDTIMPKRMKSDNKNYMQIVPFNTKSGSSYGLPDNWVVQERPRIRGRIIDKYYIETGTGLCLRSRIAVERYLAAGKEVPSTSNAKSDDQLTVCLMNEDISDENQSLSIIMKHLREAGKLKSTPMCLKPDSPAPSKNSSFEEKHSSDAAVNPSTLDFSSLPAKVKWVLGGPVGNMWNPFVGESVVPESVKQEWFETFVDSIQLQATDNGGA
- the LOC123205714 gene encoding protein ALP1-like → MAPLRGGLKKKRKLDKKTEGNASASASGSSEKEASVDWWQEYSERINGSQSPSRGLDRFQSVFKISRRTFNYICSLVEESMMVKTGGFSFTSGKNLSLHDQVAIALRRLSSGDSLMTIGDSCGLHHSTVSQVTWRFVEALEERGIQHLQWPSSETEIAKIKSKFQKRQGLPNCCGVVDTTHVMMCLPSSDPTSNVWLDQEKNHSMILQAIVDPEMRFRDIVTGWPGKMEDWLVFRSSNFYKLCDKGERLNGKRLELCEGSEMGEYIIGDSGFPLLPYLITPYEGKELPQFKAEFNRRHSVTQMVAQRALARLKDTWKIIQGVMWRPDKHKLPRIILVCCLLHNIVLDLEDELGEEMLLPHDHDSGYHQQICGTLDIKGVHLRDELSLYLSRKLPPGF
- the LOC123202289 gene encoding methyl-CpG-binding domain-containing protein 7-like isoform X3, whose product is MQNLKAWNISKASKKIYVTIHIFVYLNEWMYYYEPDSGRRFRSLISIQKYLSGDTEDTIMPKRMKSDNKNYMQIVPFNTKSGSSYGLPDNWVVQERPRIRGRIIDKYYIETGTGLCLRSRIAVERYLAAGKEVPSTSNAKSDDQLTVCLMNEDISDENQSLSIIMKHLREAGKLKSTPMCLKPDSPAPSKNSSFEEKHSSDAAVNPSTLDFSSLPAKVKWVLGGPVGNMWNPFVGESVVPESVKQEWFETFVDSIQLQATDNGGA
- the LOC123202289 gene encoding methyl-CpG-binding domain-containing protein 7-like isoform X6; the protein is MPKRMKSDNKNYMQIVPFNTKSGSSYGLPDNWVVQERPRIRGRIIDKYYIETGTGLCLRSRIAVERYLAAGKEVPSTSNAKSDDQLTVCLMNEDISDENQSLSIIMKHLREAGKLKSTPMCLKPDSPAPSKNSSFEEKHSSDAAVNPSTLDFSSLPAKVKWVLGGPVGNMWNPFVGESVVPESVKQEWFETFVDSIQLQATDNGGA
- the LOC123202289 gene encoding methyl-CpG-binding domain-containing protein 7-like isoform X1, translated to MDEEKSSPSSQFEQETSRELQIVDSTTSSVFQLPPGWSVKECHRINSPSNPGRIDKYYYEPDSGRRFRSLISIQKYLSGDTEDTIMPKRMKSDNKNYMQIVPFNTKSGSSYGLPDNWVVQERPRIRGRIIDKYYIETGTGLCLRSRIAVERYLAAGKEVPSTSNAKSDDQLTVCLMNEDISDENQSLSIIMKHLREAGKLKSTPMCLKPDSPAPSKNSSFEEKHSSDAAVNPSTLDFSSLPAKVKWVLGGPVGNMWNPFVGESVVPESVKQEWFETFVDSIQLQATDNGGA
- the LOC123202289 gene encoding methyl-CpG-binding domain-containing protein 7-like isoform X2; translated protein: MDEEKSSPSSQFEQETSRELQIVDSTTSSVFQLPPGWSVKECHRINSPSNPGRIDKKYLSGDTEDTIMPKRMKSDNKNYMQIVPFNTKSGSSYGLPDNWVVQERPRIRGRIIDKYYIETGTGLCLRSRIAVERYLAAGKEVPSTSNAKSDDQLTVCLMNEDISDENQSLSIIMKHLREAGKLKSTPMCLKPDSPAPSKNSSFEEKHSSDAAVNPSTLDFSSLPAKVKWVLGGPVGNMWNPFVGESVVPESVKQEWFETFVDSIQLQATDNGGA